A section of the Rhodobacteraceae bacterium M382 genome encodes:
- a CDS encoding 1-acyl-sn-glycerol-3-phosphate acyltransferase encodes MTDPLWDSDEAPEPVIISPLGWIRVLLRGLPLAGLVFGGLIVMLMVRLIEYPLYGLHRPVTPFITQFVCRNAFRVLGMKFTSTGTLMTERGAVVANHTSWLDIFALNARKRIYFVSKAEVAKWPGIGWLARATGTVFIERNPKKAREQTKLFEDRLKAGHKLLFFPEGTSTDGLRVLPFKTTLFAAFFTDHLRDILYVQPVTVVFHAPLGEADRFYGWWGDMEFGPHLLKALAAPRQGSVELIYHTPAKVSDFPDRKALALHCEEAVRHAHALARPNGQSGAKQG; translated from the coding sequence TTGACAGACCCTCTGTGGGACAGTGACGAGGCACCAGAGCCTGTGATCATCAGTCCATTGGGCTGGATCCGGGTCCTGCTGCGCGGTCTTCCTTTGGCCGGGCTGGTATTTGGCGGTCTGATCGTGATGCTGATGGTTCGACTGATCGAATATCCGCTGTACGGGCTGCATCGCCCGGTCACCCCTTTTATCACCCAGTTTGTGTGCCGAAATGCATTTCGCGTTCTGGGGATGAAATTCACATCCACAGGCACGTTGATGACGGAACGCGGTGCCGTGGTGGCAAACCATACTTCGTGGCTGGACATCTTTGCCCTGAACGCACGCAAACGGATCTATTTCGTCTCCAAGGCCGAAGTGGCGAAATGGCCCGGAATTGGCTGGCTGGCGCGCGCGACCGGTACCGTGTTCATCGAACGCAATCCCAAAAAGGCGCGTGAACAGACAAAGCTGTTCGAAGATCGGTTGAAAGCTGGGCACAAGTTGCTGTTCTTTCCCGAAGGTACGTCAACCGACGGGTTGCGGGTTCTACCTTTTAAAACAACGCTGTTTGCGGCTTTCTTTACGGATCATCTGCGCGATATCCTGTATGTTCAGCCGGTCACTGTGGTGTTTCATGCCCCCTTGGGGGAAGCCGACAGGTTTTATGGCTGGTGGGGCGACATGGAGTTCGGCCCGCATCTGCTCAAGGCATTGGCTGCGCCGCGTCAGGGCAGCGTCGAGTTGATTTATCATACCCCGGCCAAGGTCAGCGATTTTCCCGATCGCAAGGCGTTGGCGCTCCATTGTGAAGAGGCCGTGCGTCATGCCCATGCGCTGGCCAGACCCAATGGGCAAAGCGGTGCAAAACAAGGCTGA
- a CDS encoding LysE family translocator, with the protein MAVHAISFALFAASQVGTPGPANMALMATGARFGLRAALPFVAGVALGKQLVIWPVGFGLMALADQAPGVFALLKWVSAVYICYLAWRVANLRLVPGQKSDSAAPGFLAGLIVHPLNPKAWGMIIAGFSGFVAPGTPQFEATLTIAAVLLGCQVILHPMWCYAGDRIAHVVAGSIWERYLMWALAALTVLSVAFVVFGGGTQP; encoded by the coding sequence ATGGCTGTTCATGCCATCAGTTTTGCCCTTTTTGCTGCGTCGCAGGTGGGAACGCCTGGGCCGGCGAATATGGCTTTGATGGCAACAGGTGCCCGGTTTGGGCTGCGTGCGGCATTGCCGTTTGTGGCCGGGGTTGCCCTGGGTAAGCAGCTTGTGATCTGGCCCGTAGGATTTGGGTTGATGGCGCTGGCAGATCAGGCCCCCGGGGTGTTCGCGCTCTTGAAGTGGGTGTCGGCTGTCTACATCTGTTATCTGGCATGGAGGGTCGCGAACTTGCGTCTGGTGCCGGGTCAAAAAAGCGACAGCGCCGCACCGGGGTTCCTGGCTGGGCTGATCGTGCATCCGTTGAACCCCAAAGCCTGGGGTATGATCATCGCGGGGTTTTCCGGTTTCGTCGCGCCGGGCACGCCCCAATTCGAAGCGACGTTGACAATTGCGGCAGTGCTATTGGGCTGCCAGGTGATCCTGCATCCGATGTGGTGCTATGCGGGCGACCGCATTGCGCATGTGGTCGCGGGGTCGATTTGGGAAAGATATCTGATGTGGGCATTGGCGGCTTTGACCGTCCTGTCCGTTGCTTTTGTCGTGTTCGGAGGAGGAACACAGCCATGA
- a CDS encoding glycosyltransferase family 2 protein: MSEEPDPFSTRPHISVVVPCYNEEEVIEQTIVQLVAFSQALPNKTVEIIFVDDGSQDRTLDCLKHAAMRHPFIRILTFARNFGHQIAVTAGIDAASGDAVALIDADLQDPPEVLLEMITHWEAGYDVVYGVRSTREGESAFKISTARWFYRILNRLSETPIPLDTGDFRLMDRKVVDVLCNMPERHRFVRGLVAWAGYRQLALPYDRKKRAAGTSKYPLRKMLRFAADGILSFSSKPLQIATNLGIFSASLALIGIIYALVLRISTNIWVEGWTALMIAVLFFGGVQLISLGIIGEYIGRIYEETKGRPLYIVRERIGFETEDDMTKPSVVRA, encoded by the coding sequence ATGTCTGAAGAACCCGACCCTTTTTCCACCCGGCCCCATATCTCGGTTGTTGTGCCGTGCTATAATGAAGAAGAGGTCATTGAGCAGACAATTGTTCAGCTCGTGGCGTTTTCCCAGGCTTTACCGAATAAAACGGTGGAGATCATCTTTGTCGATGATGGAAGCCAGGATCGCACACTCGATTGCCTCAAACATGCAGCCATGCGCCATCCCTTTATCCGGATTTTAACGTTCGCGCGAAACTTTGGGCATCAGATAGCGGTCACAGCCGGAATCGACGCCGCGTCGGGGGATGCGGTCGCCTTGATCGACGCTGATCTTCAGGATCCTCCCGAAGTGCTTTTGGAGATGATCACACATTGGGAAGCCGGGTATGACGTCGTCTATGGTGTTCGGTCCACGCGAGAAGGCGAAAGCGCGTTCAAGATTTCAACGGCGCGGTGGTTCTACCGGATTCTGAACCGATTGTCCGAAACGCCCATTCCGCTGGATACCGGGGATTTCCGGCTGATGGATCGTAAGGTCGTCGATGTGCTGTGCAACATGCCGGAACGGCATCGCTTTGTCCGAGGGCTGGTGGCCTGGGCCGGATATCGTCAGCTCGCCCTGCCCTATGACCGAAAAAAAAGGGCAGCGGGCACGTCGAAATACCCTTTGCGAAAAATGCTGCGCTTTGCGGCGGACGGCATTTTATCCTTTTCGTCAAAACCGCTGCAAATCGCCACAAATCTGGGCATTTTTTCGGCCAGCCTGGCCTTGATCGGGATCATCTATGCGTTGGTGTTGCGGATATCGACCAACATTTGGGTGGAAGGCTGGACCGCATTGATGATTGCGGTGTTGTTCTTTGGCGGGGTCCAGCTGATTTCACTTGGGATCATCGGCGAATACATCGGCCGGATCTACGAGGAAACCAAGGGGCGGCCTTTGTATATCGTACGTGAACGCATCGGCTTTGAAACCGAAGACGACATGACCAAACCAAGCGTTGTTCGGGCGTGA
- a CDS encoding histidine phosphotransferase, which produces MGENSANLAALIGSRICHDLISPIGAITNGLELLDMAGNVPGPELDLISDSVGNAGARIRFFRVAFGAAGDQLLGRPEVVAILDDLNRGGRLNMQWGPLDAQPRSLTRLAFLALQCLETATPYGGNAQVFCDRDDWTVTANATKLNIDEQLWSHLSSPQSDVNITPAQVQFALLPVVAAEIGRRIKVGFSETQISIQF; this is translated from the coding sequence ATGGGAGAAAATAGCGCCAATCTGGCGGCATTGATAGGGTCCAGGATCTGCCACGATCTGATCAGCCCGATTGGGGCAATCACCAATGGGCTAGAACTGTTGGACATGGCGGGCAATGTGCCGGGCCCCGAACTGGACCTGATATCGGACAGTGTCGGCAATGCAGGGGCGCGCATTCGGTTTTTTCGCGTCGCCTTTGGCGCAGCTGGCGATCAGCTGTTGGGGCGCCCAGAAGTTGTGGCCATTCTGGATGATCTCAACCGGGGCGGACGGTTGAACATGCAATGGGGACCGCTGGATGCCCAACCCCGATCCCTGACGCGATTGGCCTTTCTCGCGCTGCAGTGCCTGGAAACCGCGACGCCCTATGGCGGCAATGCCCAGGTGTTCTGTGATCGCGACGACTGGACCGTCACCGCCAATGCGACCAAATTGAACATTGATGAACAGCTCTGGAGCCATCTGAGCAGCCCCCAGAGCGACGTCAATATCACTCCGGCACAGGTGCAATTCGCGCTGTTGCCTGTTGTCGCGGCCGAAATCGGACGCCGCATAAAAGTCGGATTTTCCGAGACACAGATTTCGATTCAATTCTGA
- a CDS encoding GNAT family N-acetyltransferase, with translation MSDSSSSFSVRIARTDAELKAAQRLRYDVFVRELGGGGEMVDHDAGLEMDRFDPFFDHLLAEDISTGQVVGVYRLLRDDQAAKAGQFYSEDEYDLTPLKTSGRKLLELGRSCLHPDYRGGMAMFHLWSGLSDYVEQHHIEILFGVASFHGTDLKQLANPLSMLHHNHLAPPELRVRAQPEHFQPMDLVSPDDLDRRSAMLQVPSLIKAYLRLGGFIGEGAFVDRSFNTTDVCLILDTKRLNDRQRRIYAGGRSN, from the coding sequence ATGTCTGACTCCAGCTCCTCCTTTTCTGTCAGGATCGCCCGGACCGACGCCGAGCTGAAAGCCGCCCAACGTCTGCGCTATGATGTCTTTGTTCGTGAATTGGGCGGCGGCGGTGAGATGGTCGACCACGACGCCGGTCTGGAGATGGACAGGTTCGACCCGTTTTTTGACCATCTGCTCGCCGAAGACATCAGCACCGGGCAGGTCGTCGGGGTCTATCGTTTGTTGCGCGATGATCAGGCTGCCAAGGCCGGACAATTCTATTCCGAGGATGAATATGATCTGACACCTTTGAAAACCAGTGGACGCAAGCTGCTGGAACTCGGACGGTCGTGTCTGCACCCAGATTATCGTGGCGGCATGGCGATGTTTCATCTGTGGTCGGGCCTGTCGGATTACGTTGAACAGCATCACATCGAGATCCTGTTTGGCGTCGCCAGCTTTCACGGTACGGATCTGAAACAATTGGCCAACCCGCTGTCGATGTTGCATCACAATCATCTGGCCCCGCCCGAATTGCGGGTCCGGGCGCAACCAGAACATTTCCAGCCAATGGATCTGGTGTCGCCGGACGATCTGGACCGGCGTTCAGCCATGTTACAGGTTCCATCGCTGATCAAGGCCTACCTGCGATTGGGTGGTTTTATCGGCGAGGGGGCGTTTGTGGACCGCAGTTTCAACACAACTGACGTCTGCCTGATCCTGGACACCAAACGTCTGAATGATAGACAACGCCGGATCTATGCCGGGGGGCGCAGCAATTGA
- a CDS encoding GNAT family N-acetyltransferase, which yields MSLDYLVAQPVLEAERFILRPVRKSDTGLISHYASDERVARMTTSIAHPLPPGAVDAFVARAMAEDRSEDVWVIDGTREGGAELKGIIGLKRMDRNQSEVGYWVAPPFWNTGLASDALQLLVGSNPLKNDTMFASVFQDNPASARVLTHCGFKYLGDAESFSVARDATVPTWTYSRKL from the coding sequence ATGAGTTTGGATTACCTCGTTGCGCAACCTGTCCTGGAGGCCGAGCGTTTTATTCTGCGCCCGGTGCGAAAGTCCGATACCGGGCTGATCTCGCATTATGCCAGCGACGAACGGGTTGCACGCATGACCACGTCAATCGCGCATCCGCTGCCGCCGGGTGCCGTCGACGCCTTTGTTGCGCGTGCGATGGCCGAAGACCGGAGCGAAGACGTTTGGGTCATCGACGGCACCCGCGAAGGAGGCGCGGAGCTGAAAGGGATCATTGGTCTGAAACGCATGGATCGGAATCAATCCGAAGTCGGCTATTGGGTGGCACCGCCGTTCTGGAATACCGGCTTGGCTTCGGATGCGTTGCAATTGCTGGTCGGGTCCAATCCGCTCAAGAACGACACCATGTTTGCCAGCGTTTTTCAGGACAATCCGGCCTCGGCCAGGGTTCTGACCCATTGCGGGTTCAAATACCTTGGCGATGCCGAAAGTTTCTCGGTTGCACGCGATGCAACTGTGCCAACCTGGACCTATAGCCGAAAACTGTGA
- the obgE gene encoding GTPase ObgE, with product MKFLDLAKVYIRSGGGGGGCVSFRREKYIEYGGPDGGDGGKGGSVWIETVDGLNTLIDFRYQQHFFAKNGQPGRGQQRTGKDGDDIILRVPVGTEILDEDQETVIADVTEVGERILLAKGGNGGFGNLHFKSATNQAPRRANAGQEGVDRTIWLRLKLIADAGLLGMPNAGKSTFLAATSNARPKIADYPFTTLHPNLGVVGVDGAEFVIADIPGLIAGAHEGRGIGDRFLGHVERCSVLLHLVDGTSEDVAGDYRTIIGELEAYGGHLADKPRVTVLNKVDALDDDELEAAKAELEQEAGHKVMTMSGVSRLGVTEVLRALRSEITEDRLRLKPQEETKPWQP from the coding sequence ATGAAATTCCTCGATCTGGCCAAGGTCTATATCCGCTCGGGTGGCGGTGGTGGGGGCTGTGTCAGTTTCCGTCGCGAAAAATACATTGAATACGGTGGGCCGGATGGCGGCGACGGCGGCAAGGGTGGATCGGTCTGGATCGAAACCGTTGATGGTCTGAACACGCTGATTGATTTTCGCTATCAACAGCATTTCTTTGCCAAAAACGGCCAACCCGGACGAGGGCAACAGCGCACAGGCAAGGATGGTGATGATATCATCTTGCGGGTTCCTGTCGGCACCGAGATTCTGGACGAGGACCAGGAAACCGTCATCGCCGATGTGACTGAGGTTGGTGAACGGATCCTGCTGGCCAAAGGCGGCAATGGCGGTTTTGGCAACCTGCATTTCAAATCGGCAACCAACCAGGCACCGCGCCGGGCCAATGCCGGTCAGGAAGGCGTGGATCGCACCATCTGGCTGCGATTGAAGCTGATTGCTGACGCGGGGCTGTTGGGGATGCCCAATGCGGGCAAATCGACGTTTCTGGCTGCGACGTCCAATGCACGCCCCAAGATCGCGGATTATCCGTTCACCACCTTGCACCCGAACCTGGGAGTTGTTGGCGTGGATGGGGCGGAATTTGTGATCGCTGATATTCCCGGCCTGATCGCCGGTGCGCATGAAGGGCGCGGTATTGGCGATCGGTTCCTGGGGCATGTCGAACGCTGTTCTGTGTTGCTGCATCTGGTGGATGGTACATCCGAAGATGTTGCAGGCGATTACCGTACGATCATCGGCGAACTGGAAGCTTATGGCGGTCATCTTGCCGACAAGCCCCGCGTGACCGTTTTGAACAAGGTCGATGCGCTGGATGACGACGAACTGGAAGCTGCCAAGGCCGAGCTGGAGCAAGAAGCGGGCCACAAGGTCATGACCATGTCCGGCGTCAGCCGTCTGGGCGTGACAGAGGTGCTGCGGGCTTTGCGCTCAGAGATCACCGAAGATCGGCTGCGACTGAAACCCCAGGAGGAGACCAAGCCTTGGCAACCCTGA
- a CDS encoding glutamate-5-semialdehyde dehydrogenase: MKDTDNIPALMADIGKRAKAATTALATATAERKHAALIAAADAVWARRAEIIAANAKDLDFGRDKGLSAAMMDRLMLDEGRIQGMVDGLRAVAEQADPVGAVLAEWDMPSGLNIQRVATPLGVIGVIYESRPNVTADAGALCLKSGNAVILRGGSESFHSSGAIHACLVDGLRAANLPEESIQLIPTRDRAAVQALLTMTDYVDVIVPRGGKGLVGLVQREARVPVFAHLEGIVHIYLDKSADPQKALDVILNAKTRRTGICGSAECLLIHRDIADTLGRDVLDALAAAGVEIRAEAGLPGPDGMIAATDEDWGKEFLDSIIAARQVDDVDAAIAYIRDHHSQHTDCIIAEDQAAVNRFFATLDSAILMHNASTQFADGGEFGMGAEIGIATGKMHARGPVGATQLTSFKYLVRGNGTTRP; the protein is encoded by the coding sequence ATGAAAGATACGGATAACATTCCCGCGTTGATGGCCGACATCGGAAAACGGGCAAAGGCGGCGACCACGGCGTTGGCCACCGCCACGGCAGAACGCAAACATGCAGCCCTGATCGCAGCAGCGGATGCAGTTTGGGCGCGTCGCGCCGAAATCATTGCCGCCAATGCCAAGGATCTGGACTTTGGTCGCGACAAGGGCCTGAGCGCGGCGATGATGGACCGGTTGATGCTGGATGAGGGTCGTATTCAAGGTATGGTTGACGGGCTGCGCGCCGTGGCGGAACAGGCCGACCCTGTGGGTGCGGTTCTGGCCGAATGGGATATGCCGTCGGGGTTGAATATCCAGCGGGTTGCCACGCCTCTTGGGGTGATCGGGGTGATCTATGAAAGCCGTCCCAATGTGACGGCCGATGCGGGCGCGCTGTGTCTGAAGTCGGGCAATGCCGTAATCCTGCGGGGCGGGTCCGAGAGCTTTCATTCGTCTGGCGCGATCCACGCCTGTCTGGTCGATGGGCTGCGCGCTGCCAACCTGCCCGAAGAGTCCATCCAGCTGATCCCGACGCGGGACCGGGCGGCGGTGCAGGCGCTGTTGACGATGACTGATTATGTCGACGTGATCGTACCGCGGGGCGGCAAAGGGTTGGTCGGTTTGGTTCAACGCGAAGCCCGCGTGCCGGTTTTTGCCCATCTCGAAGGCATCGTGCATATCTATCTCGACAAATCCGCCGATCCGCAAAAGGCTCTGGACGTTATCCTGAATGCCAAGACCCGGCGGACCGGGATTTGCGGCTCGGCCGAATGTCTTTTGATCCATCGCGATATTGCTGACACATTGGGACGCGATGTATTGGACGCATTGGCTGCGGCTGGTGTTGAAATCCGCGCCGAGGCAGGTCTGCCCGGACCAGATGGCATGATCGCGGCGACGGATGAGGACTGGGGCAAGGAATTCCTGGATTCGATCATTGCCGCGCGACAGGTCGATGATGTTGACGCGGCGATCGCCTATATCCGCGATCATCATTCGCAGCACACTGATTGCATTATTGCCGAGGACCAGGCTGCTGTGAACCGCTTTTTTGCCACGCTGGATAGTGCCATCCTGATGCATAATGCCTCGACCCAGTTCGCCGATGGGGGCGAATTCGGCATGGGTGCCGAGATCGGCATTGCCACAGGCAAGATGCATGCACGGGGGCCAGTCGGTGCCACGCAGTTGACCAGCTTCAAATATCTTGTGCGTGGGAACGGAACAACCCGCCCCTGA
- a CDS encoding DUF2059 domain-containing protein encodes MTYSVLRLFRPAFVPFLIVTLLLASLGSPGPARAADKQKVEAFLVTTGFDTALESIKFSAASAPDMLGLEPGQFGTDWARLAKQVFDVDDMHQMAVEFLIATLDDDMLGHAVDFYETDLGQRLVAVENAAHLDDADDVRQTEGTRIVQELQTQEDATRFQLFHRLVRATDASGIGARALQEIQIRFLLTASAAGVIELRIDEQGLRALMKESETDLKAALTESGLAASAYTYRDFDNTDLETYVKALEQPLMQKVYELLNAVQYEVTANRFEVLAVRMAKLHPGQDI; translated from the coding sequence ATGACCTATTCTGTACTGCGCCTTTTTCGCCCGGCTTTTGTGCCGTTCCTGATCGTAACTTTGTTGCTTGCATCCCTGGGCTCACCCGGTCCGGCGCGGGCTGCTGACAAGCAGAAGGTAGAGGCGTTTTTGGTCACGACCGGGTTTGACACGGCGTTGGAGTCGATCAAATTCAGCGCGGCAAGCGCGCCGGATATGTTGGGATTGGAACCGGGTCAGTTCGGAACCGATTGGGCGCGTTTGGCCAAGCAGGTGTTCGATGTCGATGACATGCACCAGATGGCGGTGGAATTTTTGATTGCGACCCTCGATGATGACATGCTGGGTCATGCCGTTGACTTTTATGAAACGGATCTGGGGCAACGGTTGGTTGCCGTGGAAAATGCGGCCCATCTGGATGATGCCGATGACGTCAGACAGACGGAAGGTACCCGGATTGTACAAGAGTTGCAGACCCAAGAGGACGCGACACGGTTTCAACTGTTCCATCGATTGGTTCGCGCGACTGACGCTTCGGGCATCGGGGCGCGGGCCCTTCAGGAAATCCAGATCAGGTTCCTTTTGACTGCCAGCGCGGCGGGCGTGATTGAATTGCGCATTGATGAACAGGGGTTGCGGGCCTTGATGAAGGAAAGTGAAACTGATCTGAAGGCCGCGCTGACCGAAAGCGGGTTGGCCGCATCCGCATATACCTATCGCGATTTTGACAACACGGATCTGGAAACCTATGTCAAAGCGTTGGAGCAACCATTGATGCAAAAGGTCTATGAATTGCTGAATGCCGTTCAATACGAAGTCACGGCCAATCGCTTTGAGGTTCTGGCTGTTCGTATGGCGAAGTTGCATCCCGGGCAGGACATCTGA
- the proB gene encoding glutamate 5-kinase, whose amino-acid sequence MATLKEAARVVIKIGSALLVDRDSGDLKAGWLHSLASDVAWLKQAGKDVILVSSGSIALGRGVLGLPRTELPLEQSQAAAAVGQIRLARAYEEALAPYKIKTAQVLVTLEDSENRRRYLNSRATMETLLGLGVVPIVNENDTIATDEIRYGDNDRLAAQVAVTVGADQLVLLSDVDGFYSGNPVLDPSAQRFDVIDTITPEIEAMAGDGVSGLSKGGMITKLLAAKMATASGCAMVITEGSPLNPLKTLVDGANCTWFTAHEDPHVARKRWIAAMKARGTITVDAGAARALKSGKSLLPAGITHVEGDFGRGEPLAILSPDGHMLGQGLSRYTAQEAQAIKGRQSSEIEETLGYPGRAALIHRDDMAL is encoded by the coding sequence TTGGCAACCCTGAAGGAGGCTGCCCGCGTTGTCATCAAGATCGGTTCGGCCCTTTTGGTAGATCGGGACAGCGGTGATCTCAAGGCGGGTTGGCTGCATTCTCTGGCCTCCGATGTGGCCTGGTTAAAACAGGCGGGCAAGGATGTAATCCTGGTGTCATCCGGGTCGATCGCGCTGGGACGTGGCGTGTTGGGGCTGCCACGCACCGAGCTGCCTTTGGAACAGTCCCAGGCCGCAGCTGCGGTGGGACAGATCCGTCTGGCCCGCGCTTACGAGGAAGCGCTGGCACCTTACAAGATCAAGACTGCCCAGGTTCTGGTGACGCTGGAGGACAGCGAAAATCGGCGCCGGTATTTGAATTCGCGCGCCACCATGGAAACCTTGCTGGGTCTTGGCGTGGTTCCCATCGTCAATGAAAACGACACGATCGCCACGGATGAAATCCGCTATGGAGACAATGATCGTTTGGCGGCACAGGTTGCGGTGACGGTTGGCGCCGATCAACTGGTCCTGTTATCGGATGTCGACGGGTTTTATTCGGGCAACCCCGTTCTGGATCCTTCGGCGCAACGCTTTGACGTGATTGACACGATCACACCGGAAATCGAAGCCATGGCTGGAGATGGTGTGTCGGGATTGTCCAAGGGCGGGATGATTACCAAATTGCTGGCCGCCAAGATGGCGACTGCGTCGGGATGTGCCATGGTAATCACCGAAGGATCGCCGTTGAACCCATTGAAAACGCTTGTCGATGGTGCCAACTGCACGTGGTTTACGGCGCATGAGGATCCGCATGTTGCACGCAAACGCTGGATCGCAGCGATGAAGGCCCGTGGCACGATCACAGTGGATGCGGGTGCAGCACGGGCACTGAAATCTGGTAAAAGCCTGCTGCCGGCAGGGATCACGCATGTGGAGGGCGATTTTGGCCGCGGGGAACCGCTGGCCATTCTCAGCCCGGACGGGCACATGCTGGGCCAGGGGCTCAGCCGCTATACTGCACAAGAGGCACAGGCCATCAAAGGGCGCCAATCCTCGGAAATCGAAGAAACGCTGGGCTATCCGGGCCGGGCTGCTTTGATCCACCGCGATGACATGGCACTTTGA
- the rplU gene encoding 50S ribosomal protein L21 yields MFAVLKTGGKQYKVQAGDILRVEKLAADAGETIQFNDVLMLGGDAPVVGAPFIEGAAVQAEVIDQIKGDKVIKFVKRRRKHSSKRTVGHRQKLTLVKITEILASGATKAAPAKAAKAAAPAAAGDDLSKLTGVGPAAVTKLNDAGITSFAQIAALSEDDIAAIEAIKIKPEWVEQAKELAQG; encoded by the coding sequence ATGTTTGCGGTCCTCAAGACTGGCGGCAAGCAGTACAAAGTTCAGGCGGGCGATATCCTCCGCGTTGAAAAATTGGCTGCAGATGCTGGCGAAACCATCCAATTCAACGATGTGCTTATGCTGGGCGGCGACGCTCCGGTTGTTGGCGCGCCCTTCATCGAAGGTGCTGCTGTACAGGCCGAAGTGATCGATCAGATCAAAGGTGACAAGGTCATCAAGTTCGTCAAACGCCGTCGTAAGCACAGCTCCAAGCGGACTGTCGGTCACCGTCAGAAGCTGACCCTGGTCAAGATCACCGAGATCCTGGCATCGGGCGCAACCAAGGCAGCACCTGCCAAGGCTGCAAAAGCTGCTGCTCCGGCTGCGGCAGGCGACGACCTGTCCAAGCTGACCGGTGTCGGTCCCGCTGCTGTGACCAAGCTGAACGACGCAGGCATCACATCGTTTGCTCAGATTGCGGCATTGTCGGAAGACGATATTGCTGCTATCGAAGCAATCAAGATCAAACCCGAATGGGTTGAGCAAGCTAAAGAGCTGGCTCAGGGCTAA
- a CDS encoding DUF3553 domain-containing protein, whose protein sequence is MTDLNAILAPGMYVNHPDHPEWGLGQVQSNIGGKITVNFRDQGKLVIDGTRIALIPVFDPS, encoded by the coding sequence ATGACAGACCTCAACGCTATTCTCGCGCCTGGTATGTATGTAAACCATCCCGACCACCCCGAATGGGGCCTTGGTCAGGTTCAGTCGAATATCGGTGGCAAAATCACCGTGAATTTCCGTGATCAGGGCAAATTGGTCATCGACGGAACACGTATTGCCCTGATCCCTGTCTTTGATCCCTCATAG
- a CDS encoding DUF2059 domain-containing protein — MGKVFRWVRTTFMIVCFLGASFQVSAQQDNGSLSDGLRLTELAEMLRTEGIAYGAAIDQDMMGGQGGRTWQSQVAAIYDADRIVSTVADALEAGLSGSERQDILAFFGTPLGQRILTLEYDAREIMAQTELADQLILDLSDRAHDKDARYVVIREFVAVNDLVALNVSGALNANYHFLVSFARQGGNGVPEDDILADVWAEADEIEHSISDWIYAYLLLAYDPLRDTEMEQYLAFSQTASGQALNRVLFAGFETLYNAINRDLGAAAARAMETHDL; from the coding sequence ATGGGCAAAGTGTTTCGGTGGGTACGAACCACATTTATGATCGTCTGTTTTCTGGGCGCATCCTTTCAGGTGAGCGCGCAGCAGGACAACGGGTCATTGTCAGACGGCCTACGCCTGACCGAATTGGCTGAGATGCTCCGGACCGAGGGCATCGCCTATGGCGCGGCTATTGATCAGGACATGATGGGCGGGCAGGGCGGACGCACCTGGCAATCACAGGTCGCGGCCATTTACGATGCCGATCGGATTGTGAGCACCGTTGCCGATGCGTTGGAGGCCGGGCTATCGGGATCGGAACGGCAGGATATCCTGGCGTTCTTTGGCACACCGCTGGGACAACGGATCCTGACACTGGAATATGATGCGCGCGAGATCATGGCCCAAACCGAACTGGCCGATCAACTGATCCTGGATTTGTCGGACCGGGCCCATGATAAGGATGCGCGCTACGTGGTGATCCGCGAATTTGTCGCCGTCAACGATCTGGTCGCCTTGAATGTGTCCGGGGCATTGAATGCCAATTATCATTTTCTGGTCAGTTTTGCCCGTCAGGGCGGTAACGGCGTGCCCGAAGATGATATTCTGGCCGATGTCTGGGCCGAAGCAGACGAGATAGAGCACAGTATCTCTGATTGGATCTATGCCTATCTGTTGCTGGCCTATGATCCGCTGCGCGACACGGAAATGGAACAATATCTGGCGTTTTCCCAAACCGCTTCGGGTCAGGCGTTGAACAGGGTTTTGTTCGCGGGATTTGAAACGCTGTACAATGCAATCAACCGGGATCTGGGCGCGGCCGCGGCACGGGCGATGGAGACACACGATCTGTAA
- the rpmA gene encoding 50S ribosomal protein L27 encodes MAHKKAGGSSRNGRDSAGRRLGVKLYGGQAAIPGNIIVRQRGTKFWPGEGVGMGKDHTIFATVDGAVKFHKGLKNRTFISVLPVAEAAE; translated from the coding sequence ATGGCACATAAAAAAGCTGGTGGTTCCTCCCGTAACGGTCGCGACTCTGCGGGTCGTCGCCTTGGCGTGAAACTGTATGGCGGTCAGGCCGCTATTCCGGGCAACATCATCGTGCGTCAGCGCGGGACCAAATTTTGGCCCGGCGAAGGCGTAGGCATGGGCAAAGATCACACAATCTTTGCGACTGTCGATGGCGCCGTAAAGTTCCACAAGGGACTGAAAAACCGCACCTTCATTTCGGTTCTGCCAGTGGCGGAGGCCGCAGAATAA